Proteins from one Candidatus Sulfotelmatobacter sp. genomic window:
- a CDS encoding MFS transporter, translated as MSGDSLRAAPAPRFAVRDNAAVNALWLGIQFQDAAILAIIVPAILLQLDRQHGTNVHTDVLALYATLAAIAATFVPMVAGALSDRARRRGGDRRRETAIALAVDVLALGAMAISHTIGLLGLEVVAASIAIAAASTIYQALLPDVVPKSAWGAAAGMRGAMTLLGTVLGLAAAARLTPHVALLVMALFIVLSATSLLAIRHERRDEPVRSHAVVRDWHDLGITLVARGWIVLGMTLLQTYILYFFSDVLRVRDASLGTGLVAGAALVGAIGSSITTGVLSDRVDRRYVVALSGIPMTLAALGFALAPQANLIFLYAALFGLGYGGVFSVGWALALDAIPELGDAARDLGIWGTLSNMPGIAAPALGAWIIAHGATPRDGYRALFALAGGCFFVGSLIVLRVGRNPVASIWSALFVALTCVFRQPYLRLFRLRVRSWGRLPFRRGPTVLIANHQHEDESETVMQRTFLQGPWRAPILTASTRRMYEPGFFAWRMPWLAPFARELNAGGMFYALGMLPIENQLNAQPLRSLARAVRAAHGNLPVNAVFRDAALALLPPGAATLDDVLAPRNFNAGERAVKIAYLHEPYRRETLERIRASIDEDVARIVDVTRRGATFFVTPEGNYSTDGRMRPLRGIVDHLLAVADPWLLAISFDPFRGRRLSFMYRIVRPARRDAIDTSLAAARPFTTSGLLARWLLAVDLPFEAEEARAGVARALAALPPGAFVDPELRRDPARVVDEALATMARRGWLIAEGARWRLADVRVDPRFRGVADIVAYQATFANETLAALERLAAAA; from the coding sequence TTGAGCGGCGACTCCCTGCGGGCGGCGCCGGCACCGCGCTTCGCGGTGCGCGACAACGCCGCCGTCAACGCGCTCTGGCTGGGGATCCAGTTCCAGGACGCGGCGATCCTGGCCATCATCGTCCCCGCGATCCTCCTGCAGCTCGACCGGCAGCACGGCACCAACGTGCACACCGACGTGCTGGCGCTGTACGCGACGCTGGCGGCGATCGCGGCGACGTTCGTGCCGATGGTCGCCGGCGCGCTCTCGGACCGTGCGCGCCGGCGCGGCGGCGACCGCCGTCGCGAGACGGCGATCGCGCTGGCCGTCGACGTGTTGGCGCTGGGCGCGATGGCGATCTCGCACACCATCGGCTTGCTCGGGCTCGAGGTCGTCGCGGCCAGCATCGCGATCGCGGCCGCGTCGACGATCTATCAGGCGCTGCTGCCCGACGTCGTCCCCAAGAGCGCATGGGGCGCGGCCGCCGGGATGCGCGGCGCGATGACGCTGCTCGGCACGGTGCTCGGCCTGGCCGCGGCCGCGCGGTTGACGCCGCACGTCGCACTGCTGGTGATGGCGCTGTTCATCGTGCTTTCGGCGACCTCGCTGTTGGCGATCCGGCACGAGCGGCGCGACGAGCCGGTCCGCTCGCACGCGGTCGTGCGCGACTGGCACGACCTGGGCATCACGCTGGTCGCGCGCGGCTGGATCGTGCTGGGCATGACGCTGCTGCAGACCTACATCTTGTACTTCTTCAGCGACGTGCTGCGCGTCCGCGACGCGTCGCTGGGGACGGGCCTGGTCGCCGGTGCCGCGCTGGTCGGCGCGATCGGCTCGAGCATCACGACCGGCGTGCTCTCCGACCGCGTCGACCGGCGCTACGTGGTCGCGCTCTCGGGCATCCCGATGACGCTGGCCGCGCTCGGCTTCGCGCTGGCGCCGCAGGCGAACCTGATCTTCTTGTACGCGGCGCTGTTCGGTCTAGGCTACGGCGGCGTGTTCTCGGTGGGCTGGGCGCTGGCGCTCGACGCGATCCCCGAGCTGGGCGACGCCGCGCGCGACCTGGGCATTTGGGGAACGCTCTCCAACATGCCGGGGATCGCGGCGCCGGCGCTGGGCGCGTGGATCATCGCGCACGGTGCGACGCCCCGCGACGGCTATCGCGCGCTGTTCGCGTTGGCCGGCGGCTGCTTCTTCGTCGGCTCGCTGATCGTGCTGCGGGTCGGCCGTAACCCGGTCGCGTCGATCTGGTCGGCGCTGTTCGTCGCGCTCACGTGCGTCTTCCGGCAACCGTATCTGCGGCTGTTCCGCCTGCGCGTGCGCTCGTGGGGGCGGCTGCCGTTCCGCCGCGGTCCGACCGTCTTGATCGCCAACCACCAGCACGAAGACGAATCCGAAACGGTCATGCAGCGCACGTTCCTGCAAGGGCCGTGGCGCGCTCCCATCCTCACCGCCTCGACGCGGCGCATGTACGAGCCGGGCTTCTTCGCCTGGCGCATGCCGTGGCTGGCGCCGTTCGCGCGCGAGCTCAACGCGGGCGGGATGTTCTACGCGCTCGGCATGCTGCCGATCGAGAACCAGCTCAACGCGCAGCCCCTGCGCAGTCTCGCGCGCGCGGTGCGCGCTGCCCACGGCAACCTGCCGGTGAACGCCGTCTTCCGCGACGCGGCGCTGGCGCTGCTGCCGCCCGGCGCGGCGACCCTCGACGACGTCCTCGCGCCGCGCAACTTCAACGCCGGCGAGCGCGCGGTGAAGATCGCCTACCTGCACGAACCCTATCGCCGCGAGACGCTCGAACGCATCCGCGCCTCGATCGACGAGGACGTCGCGCGCATCGTCGACGTGACGCGGCGCGGAGCGACCTTCTTCGTCACCCCGGAAGGCAACTACAGCACCGACGGCCGGATGCGGCCGCTGCGCGGCATCGTCGACCATCTGTTGGCGGTCGCCGATCCGTGGCTGCTGGCGATCTCGTTCGATCCGTTCCGCGGCCGCCGGCTCTCGTTCATGTACCGCATCGTGCGGCCCGCCCGCCGCGACGCGATCGACACCTCGCTCGCCGCCGCGCGCCCGTTCACGACCAGCGGTCTGCTGGCGCGTTGGCTGCTCGCGGTCGATCTGCCGTTCGAGGCCGAAGAAGCGCGCGCGGGCGTCGCGCGCGCGCTGGCCGCGCTGCCGCCCGGCGCGTTCGTCGACCCGGAGCTGCGCCGCGATCCCGCGCGCGTCGTCGACGAAGCGCTGGCGACGATGGCCCGCCGCGGCTGGCTGATCGCCGAGGGCGCACGCTGGCGGCTGGCGGACGTACGCGTCGACCCGCGCTTTCGCGGCGTCGCCGACATCGTCGCCTATCAGGCGACGTTCGCGAACGAGACGCTCGCCGCGCTCGAACGGCTGGCGGCGGCGGCTTAG
- a CDS encoding glycosyltransferase family 2 protein translates to MAGTLSIVAPLYNEEGNVTELVRRLSAVAASIDVDGYEIVLVNDGSKDRTLALLREHAARDPHLVIVDLSRNFGHQLAATAGLDTARGDAVVLIDADLQDPPELIPEMVARWRDGYDVVFAVRRNRKGESAFKLFTARMFYRVIRRLTNVDIPVDSGDFRLFSRRVLTALSSIRERHRFIRGLVSWVGYKQVAVFYDRDERFSGATKYPLSKMLRFAIDGITSFSDIPLRLVTWFGFIVSAIAFLVALVEIGVRIFTGYNLPGYTSTIFAILFLGGVQLIGMGILGEYVGRIYDEIKGRPLYLLASVERGETAPVRGEDRGEIVRTS, encoded by the coding sequence ATGGCCGGGACCCTGAGCATTGTCGCGCCCTTGTACAACGAAGAAGGGAACGTCACCGAACTGGTGCGCCGCCTGAGCGCGGTCGCGGCGTCCATCGACGTGGACGGGTACGAGATCGTGCTGGTGAACGACGGCAGCAAGGACCGGACACTCGCACTTCTTCGGGAGCACGCGGCACGCGACCCGCACCTGGTGATCGTCGACCTCTCGCGCAACTTCGGTCATCAGCTCGCGGCGACCGCCGGCTTGGACACGGCGCGCGGCGACGCGGTCGTGCTGATCGACGCCGACCTGCAAGACCCGCCCGAGCTGATCCCCGAGATGGTCGCCCGCTGGCGCGACGGCTACGACGTCGTCTTCGCCGTGCGCCGCAATCGCAAGGGCGAGAGCGCGTTCAAGCTGTTCACCGCGCGGATGTTCTACCGCGTCATCCGCCGGCTCACCAACGTCGACATCCCGGTCGACTCGGGTGACTTCCGGCTCTTCTCGCGCCGCGTGCTGACCGCCCTGAGCTCGATTCGCGAGCGGCACCGCTTCATCCGCGGACTGGTCTCCTGGGTCGGCTACAAGCAAGTCGCGGTCTTCTACGACCGCGACGAACGTTTCTCGGGCGCGACCAAGTACCCGCTCTCGAAGATGCTGCGCTTCGCGATCGACGGCATCACCTCGTTCAGCGACATCCCGCTGCGCCTGGTGACCTGGTTCGGCTTCATCGTCTCGGCGATCGCGTTCCTGGTCGCGCTGGTCGAGATCGGCGTGCGCATCTTCACCGGCTACAACTTGCCCGGTTACACCTCGACCATCTTCGCCATCCTGTTCTTGGGCGGCGTGCAGCTGATCGGCATGGGGATCTTGGGCGAGTACGTCGGCCGCATCTACGACGAGATCAAAGGCCGTCCGCTCTACTTGTTGGCCAGCGTCGAGCGCGGCGAGACGGCGCCGGTTCGCGGCGAGGACCGCGGGGAGATCGTACGGACGTCGTGA
- a CDS encoding O-antigen ligase family protein, with protein sequence MIGAPPLDAVATAWFVLLALATALLGWRRPAGVPCVLVLVDPFALTRYVGHTTLTSFKAALVGGLVGLLAHGALRWPRERTARATLLVLLVLVAATAATIPHAALRAPAVRETLKAFEYLVVFAVAWAAARGSADASRLFGLACGAAVVLVGVDALRDYLHPQSGLYVRNVPIVRLAGHLEGPNQLAAWLGLALPAAIAEIAAWPLMVAVLIVGGVVCALTLSRGGIAQTAIALGGAVWSRGANRRVTVAVASLAVALALGTLAFSTHTKGTITHVGSLRGSVDYGGTGTRAILWRAAVAMARAHPLLGVGAGNFELELPDYGAPPGVRTQANSLYLEAAADGGLVLLIPTLLAALLPPVLLLRAGTARRLAFVAGVAGLALAAHGVIDDVTFYTKVGQLWWVLAGVAAASAGGSSSSPSETPGTK encoded by the coding sequence GTGATCGGCGCGCCGCCGCTGGACGCGGTGGCGACGGCATGGTTCGTGCTGCTGGCGCTCGCGACGGCGCTGCTGGGTTGGCGCCGTCCGGCCGGCGTGCCGTGCGTGCTGGTCCTGGTCGACCCGTTCGCGCTCACGCGGTATGTCGGCCACACCACGCTGACGTCGTTCAAAGCGGCGTTGGTCGGCGGACTGGTGGGGCTGCTGGCGCACGGCGCGCTGCGCTGGCCGCGCGAGCGGACCGCACGCGCGACGCTGCTGGTGCTGCTGGTGCTCGTGGCGGCGACGGCGGCGACCATTCCCCACGCCGCGCTGCGCGCGCCGGCGGTGCGCGAAACGCTCAAGGCGTTCGAGTACCTGGTCGTGTTCGCCGTCGCCTGGGCGGCGGCGCGCGGGAGCGCCGACGCGTCGCGGCTGTTCGGCCTGGCGTGCGGTGCCGCCGTCGTGCTGGTCGGCGTCGACGCCCTGCGCGACTACCTGCACCCGCAATCGGGCCTGTACGTGCGCAACGTTCCGATCGTGCGGCTGGCCGGTCATCTCGAGGGTCCCAATCAGCTGGCGGCCTGGCTCGGCCTCGCGCTGCCGGCCGCGATCGCCGAGATCGCGGCGTGGCCGCTGATGGTGGCCGTGCTGATCGTCGGCGGCGTGGTCTGCGCGCTCACGCTCTCGCGCGGCGGGATCGCGCAGACGGCGATCGCGCTGGGCGGCGCGGTCTGGAGCCGCGGCGCGAACCGCCGCGTGACGGTCGCCGTCGCGTCGCTGGCGGTGGCGCTGGCGCTCGGCACGCTGGCCTTCTCGACCCACACCAAGGGCACCATCACGCACGTCGGCTCGCTGCGCGGCAGCGTCGACTACGGCGGCACCGGCACGCGCGCGATCCTCTGGCGCGCCGCGGTGGCGATGGCCCGCGCGCACCCGCTGCTCGGCGTGGGCGCGGGCAACTTCGAGCTCGAGCTGCCCGACTACGGTGCGCCGCCGGGAGTCCGCACGCAGGCCAACTCGCTCTACCTCGAAGCCGCGGCCGACGGCGGCCTGGTGCTGCTGATTCCGACGCTGCTGGCCGCGCTGCTGCCGCCGGTGCTGCTGCTGCGCGCGGGCACCGCGCGTCGCTTGGCGTTCGTCGCCGGCGTCGCGGGGTTGGCCCTCGCGGCGCACGGCGTCATCGACGACGTGACCTTCTACA